CCGCTTCCCCCTCCTTCCGGCTGGCGTACGTCCCCGGAGTGACGCCCTCGAAGTGGGTGCGGATCTGGAACGAGCGCCTGCCCGACGTCCCCTTGGCGCTGCTCGCCGTGGACCCGGCGGAGGCCTTCGGCGCACTCCGGGAGGGCGCCGCCGACGCGGGTCTCGTCCGGCTGCCCGTCGACCGGGACGACCTCAGCGCCATTCCGCTCTACACGGAGACCACGGTCGTCGTCGTCCCCAAGGACCACGTGTTCGCGGCGGTCGAGGAGGTGTCGGCGTCGGACCTCGCCGACGAGCTGGTGCTGCACCCGCTCGACGACACCCTCGGCTGGGAGCAGCCGCCGGGCCGCCCGGCGATGGAGCGCCCCGCGACGACCGCCGACGCGATCGAGCTCGTCGCCGCCGGTGTCGGCCTGCTGGCCCTTCCGCAGTCCCTCGCCCGGCTCCACCACCGCAAGGACCTCACGTACCGGACGCTCAACGACGTCCCGCAGTCGCGCGTGGGCCTGTCGTGGCCGGCCGCCGACGAGGCCCCCGACCTGGTGGAGGAGTTCATCGGGATCGTGCGCGGCCGGACGGTCAACAGCACCCGCGGCCGCCGCGCCGAGGAGCTCAAGGGCCAGAAGCAGCCGCGGAAGGACCAGAAGTCCGGCAAGCCCGCCCGGTCCGCGAAGCCGGGAGCCGGCTCCCGTACCGGCGGCAGGCCGGCGGCGGGCCGCAAGGGCGGCGCGTCCGGCGGCGCCGGGGGCTCCGGCCGCGGCAAGAGCGGAAAGCCCCGCCGCAGGTCCTGACCGGGCCCTTCGGGGCGCCCGTGTCCGCACGGCGGACGGCCCCCACCGGGGCGGGGGCGCCTCGGCATACTGACCCCTCCTGATCATCGAGATCACACAGGAGGAGCTTTGGCCGCCAGTTTCAGGACCGTCGTCGAGGTCGGACCGGACCATCTCGACCAGGCCCGGTCCATCGACCGGGTGTTCCAGGAGGCGATCGCGCCCGCGACCGTCAACTTCGATTTCGAGGCGATACGGGAGGCGGCCGCGGCCGTTCCCGACAGCACCGTCGTGCGGATGGTCCGGGGCTGGGGCCTGCAGGAGCACGCCCCCGTCCTGGTCATGGTGCTCTCGCTCAAGGAGGCCGTCCGCCAGGCCCTGCCCCCGGAGTACACGGACGCGGGCTTCTGGGAGACCGTCGAACGGGAGCTCGTCCAGGCCTTCACCGGCCTCGCCGCGCAGGAGGGGCAGCCCGGACTCTCCTTCTACGAGGAGTCCGAGCACCGCACCCGCTTCTACCGGGACCTGTTCTTCGCCCTCCAGGACGAGGGGACCGGGGACGACATCTACGCCCTGGCCTTCTGCGTCGACGTGACCATCGAGCTGCCGAAGGCCCAGGCCACCGCACTGGAGCTGACGGACGTCGTCCCGTTCGGCGTCCGGCTCAACGCGATCGTGCTCCGCCAGGCCGTGGGTGTCGCCACCGGCGCCTGACTCCGCGCCTGTTTCCGCACCTGATTCCGCGTCCTGATCGGGTTCCCGAGTCCGGCCCCTGAGTCGGAGGCCGACCCCGGGTCCTGGATCCGGGCCCGCGCCCGCGTCGCACCGGCCCGCCGTCCCGGGCCGGAGACCTCACACGTCACGCCTGCCTGAACCACCGCCCGCCCCGTGCCGCCGCGACGAGTTCCGGAACCGTCGCCAGCTTGACCCGGGGGCGGCCCGCGTCCCGGCCCCGTGCCCGTTCGGCACGGTCGATGGCGGCGAGGCCGCGCGCGTCGACGAGGCCCCGGCTGTGCCTCCGTACCAGCTTCTGGAAGGCCTGCGGCGTCCCCGTGGGCGGGGGCAGCGTCCCCGCGACCGCGTCCGCGAGCAGGGTCCCGACCGTCTCCTCCGCGCAGGCACGGTTGGCCCCGATGCCCCCGGAGGGTCCCCTCTTGACCCAGCCGACGACATAGCCGCCGGGCAGCCCCTTCACGCGTCCGCCCTCGTGGGGGACGGTGCCGGTGGCCTCGTCGAAGGGCAGCCCCGTGAGCCGCACGCCCCGGTAGCCGATCGCCCGGACGAGCAGCCCCGCCGCGATCTCCGGCCCGCTTTCCGCCACGGTCTCCGGCCCGTTCTCCGTACCTGTGGCCGAGCTTCCCTCCGTCACCCGGACCGCCTCGACCCGCTCCGTACCGCGTGCCTCGACCGGGGCGGAGTGGAAGCGCAGCACGATCCGGCGCCGGTCCCGCGCGGGATCCGCCGTCCAGTCCACCGGCTCGCGGGTCACGTCCCGCAGCAGCGCGGCCTTGTCGCCGGGCGCCGCCGCGTCGATGGCCTCGCCGGTGCGCGGGTCCCGGTCGTCGACGACGAGGTCGACCCCCGGGAGGTGCTTCAGGGCGAGCAGTTCGGACGCCGTGTACGCGGCGTGCTCGGGGCCCCGGCGGCCGAGGAGCACCACCTCGCGCACCCGGGCGCCGCGCAGGGCGGCGAGGGCGTGGTCGGCGATGTCGGTGGCGGCGAGGGTGTCGGGGTCCGTGACGAGGATCCGGGCGACGTCGAGGGCGACGTTGCCGTTGCCGACGACCACGACCCGCCCGGCGGACAGGTCGACCGCGTCCGCGCCGGTCTCCGGGTGCGCGTTGTACCAGGACACGACGGTCGTCGCGGGGACACTGCCGGGCAGCTCCTCGCCCGGGATGCCGAGCCGCCGGTCGGCGGGCGCGCCCACCGCGTAGATCACCGCGTCGTGGTGGGCGGCGAGCTCCTCGGCGGTGACGTCCCTGCCGACCTCCACGCCCAGCCGCAGCCGGACGCGCGGGTGGGCGTGGAAGCGGGCGAAGGTCTCGCCTGCGCCCTTGGTGGCCGGGTGGTCCGGTGCCACGCCGTACCGTACGAGCCCGCCGGCGACCGGCAGCCGGTCGATGAGGGTCACCTCGGCGTTGGTGTGCAGGAGGAGGTCCTCGGCGGCGTACATGCCCGCGGGGCCGGTGCCGACGACCGCGATCCTCAACGGGGCGAAGTCGGCGGGCAGCGAGCGGGAGAAGGCGGGCTCGCCCCAGGGATGGAACATGGGCGAGGCGAGGGCCGGTTCGGGCGCGCGGTCCGCGTAGTACGCGGCGTTGATCGCCTCGTACTCCCGCAGACGGCCGGTGAGACGGTCCGCCGGGAAGATCGCGTCGACCGGGCAGGCGTCGGCGCAGGCGCCGCAGTCGATGCAGCTCTTCGGGTCAATGTAGAGCATGTCCGTCGTGCCGAAGTCCGGCTCGTCCGGCGTCGGGTGGATGCAGTTGACCGGGCAGACGGCGATGCAGGTCGCGTCGTTGCAGCAGGTCTGGGTGATGGCGTAGGTCATGGCGTCGACTCGACTCTGGTCCGGGAGACGGGGCGGGGGTCAGATGAGGTGCGCGCGCTGGTAGAAGAAGAGCGCGGGCCGGGTCAGCATCCCGACGTCGGCCAGGAACTCCATGAGCCCGGAGCAACTGGCGCGCAGCCGTGCCTTGTAGTGCTCGTTGGCGGCCGCCTCACGGCGGGCTCGCGCGGGGTCGAGTCCGGCCCGTACGTACACCTCGGGGTTCACCAGGCTGGTGATGATGTAGTACGCGGCGATGGCGACCACGAGGGCCTGGAAGTGACGGCGCGGCCTGCTCGCGCGTGCGAGGTGGCGGCGCGTCTCGTCCCGGGCGAACTTCATGTGCCGGGATTCCTCGACGACATGGATGTTGTTGATGGTGCGGACGAAGGGGACGACCCGCTCGTCGCGCATCCAGTCGCGCTGCATGACGTCGAGGACCTCCTCGGCGACGAGGATGCCGGCGTACGCGGCTTCGCCGAAGCCGACGGTCTTCATGAAGCGTCCGAGCTCCAGCACGGCCCGCTTGGGGCGGTACGCGGGCGCGCCGAGCTTCTGGGAGCCCCGGGCGAACATGATCGAGTGCCGGCACTCGTCGGCGATCTCGGTGAGGGCCCACTGGAACCGGGGATCGGTGTGGTCCATGAGGTAGATGTCGCGGAGCACCATCTGCTGGAGGATCATCTCGAACCAGATGCCGGTGCTGGCGACCGAGGCGGACTCCTGCCGGGTCAGCTCCTTGCGCTGCTCCTCGGTCATCTCGTTCCAGTACGCGGTGCCGTAGAGGGAGTTCCACTCGGGGCTCTGCCCGTGGAAGTCCTTGTCGAGGGGGGTGTCCCAGTCCACCTCGACGGCGGGGTCGTACGACAGCTTCGCAGCCGACCGGAGCAACCGCTCGGCGACGTCCGAGTCGGTGACGTCCGATGCGGTGGCGGCCTGGTCGTCCGGGCGAACGGTGCTGCTTGCCATGGTGCGGCTCCTTGGATCGCGCGATCGGCTCGGGAGCTTGTTAGACGCAGTGTCTAGCAAGCTTGTTAGACGGAACGTATAGCAAGGGGGCCGTACGGGCCTACCCCTCGGTACGGACTTTCTTTCCCGGCACGCGCGAACGGGGCCGGAGCCGTGGCGGCTCCGGCCCCGTCATGGGGTCGCGTGGTGCGAACGGTGGTCCTAGAAGGTCAGGTTCCAGGCGTCGATCTTGCCCGTGTCCTGGTTCGCGTTGTCGTTCACGCGGAGCTTCCAGACGCCGTTGGCGACCTCGGCCGAGGCGTTGACCGTGAACGTCTGGGCGATGTTGTCCGTGCCGCTGCCGGTCCGGTTGTGCACCGTGTAGACGGTGCCGTCCGGGGCCACCAGGTCGACCTTGAGGTCACCGATGTACGTGTGCTTGATGTCCACGCCCACCTTGAGGGTCGCCGGGGCGTTGCCCGTCACCCCGCTGACGGTGATCGAGCTCTCGACCGTCGCGTTGTCGGCGATGGCGACGTCCGTCAGGTTCTCGAAGTACGCGCCGGGCGGCGGGGTCGTGCCACCGACGGCCTTCAGGGCGTCGACGGCGCCTTCGCCGAAGAAGCCGTTCTTGGTCGTGGTGCCCGTGCAGCGGGTGTCCGAGGGGCACGCCCGGTCCGTGGCCTGGACGCCGAGCTGGTCCCGGATCTGCGCCGGGGTGAACGTCGGGTTGACGCTCGCGATCAGCGCCGCGACGCCCGCTACGTGCGGGGAGGCCATCGAGGTGCCGTTCATGTTGCCGTACTTGCCGCCCGGGAGCGTCGAGTAGACACCGGAGGAGCCGTCGCCGCCGGGGGCGGCGATGTCGATGACGCCGTTGCCGAAGTTCGAGTACGAGGCCTTGGCGCCGCCGTTGCCCTGCGCGGCGACGGTCACGACGCCCGGGAGCTCCGTCGGGATGTCGATGCAGGCGTTGGTGAGGGTGCGGGTGACCGGCGTCGAGTCGTTGGGGGACTCGGAGTCGGTCGTCTTGTTCGCCAGGTCGTAGTTGGAGTTGCCGGCGGCGGCGACCTGGAGCGAACCCTTGCCCTCGGCGTACGCCTGGGCACGGCGGACACCCTCGATGATGGCGGCCTGGTCCACGTTGTCCGGGCAGTTGAACGCCCACGGGTCCGTGTAGTAGCTGTTGTTGGTGACCTTGAAACCGTGGTCACCGGCCCACACGAAGCCGCAGATCGTGTTCTCCGCGAAGAACAGGCTGCTGGTCGGCTCCGCGATGCGGACCGAGGAGATCTTCACGCCCGGCGCGACGCCGATGACGCCCTTGCCGTTCTTCGACGCCGCGATGGTGCCCGCGACGTGCGTGCCGTGGGTGCCGACGTCACGCCAGGCACCGGCGCGGGTGTCCGCCTTGCCGTACGCGCAGGACGCCGAGTCGGCGGCGTTGAAGTTGGGCGCGATGTCCTGGTGCTGGTCGTCCACGCCGGTGTCGAGGACGCCGACCTTCACCGTCGCCGAGCCGGTGGTGACGGCCCAGGCCTGGTCGGCCTTGATCTGCGTCATGTCCCAGCGGTTGGACTCCGTCAGCGTCGTCGCGGACTGCGCCGGGTTCGCCGGGAGCGCCGGGCTGTAGGCGTCGGCGGGGACGTCGGACGTCCGGGTCGCGCCGACCTGCTGGACGCCGCCGACCGTACGCATCGCCGAGGCGAAGGAGGTGGACGTCGAGTGCGCGACGATCACGCCGATCGCGTCGTATGTGGCGAAGACCGAACCGCCGTTGGTCGCCACGGCGCCGCTGACGGCCGAGGTGCCGCCCGGGGCGGTGATCACCAGGTACGCGCGGGTGCCGGCGGCCCAGGCCGCGGGTGCGGCGACGGTCGTGGTGGCGGTCGTGCCGGCGTCGCGGGTCGCCCCCGCCGAACCGACCGCGACGGGCGCGGTGTCCGACGGTGCTGCATGGGCGAATCCTGCGGGAGCGGCGAGCGCCGCGGTCGTGCCGAGGGCCGCGACGGCGATGGCCGACATTCTCAACCGGCTGGATATCTGGGAAAACAATGCGTCCTCCGATGACCCGGTGGCGCGGGTGGCGCCTGCCGGGCCCTGTGATGTGTGGGGTGGACGCAAGATCCCAGACTCGTGGAACGGAAGGAAGCATTCCGTCCGAGAAGCCTGTTCGTGTTACGCACTGTTGACCTATCAGCGCCGGGAAGGTGTACGAATCCGCCCTTCTATCCCCTTCGTTCCCGGAGGACGCACGGGCCGCCGGGAACGTGCGACGGAGGTCACCCCGGGCGATAATCGGCAACTGTGAGCGACGAAGGTGTGGACGCCGAGGCCGTCCGGGCCTGGGTGGCCTTTCACCCGCCGGCCGACGGGTGGCCGGACGACGACCGAGGGCCGGACGATGTGCGGGGGCCCGACGGCGTACGCGGGCCGGAGCGGACCCTCGAACTGCTGCGACGGGCAGGGCTCGACGCCCGCCCGCCCCGCCGCGAGCCCGCCGAAGGGCCCGGAGTGCTCTTCTTCGCGGCCGTCGACGACACCCTCGCGGCCCGCCTCGCGCGGCTCGGCGCCGAAGGCCGGAACCGGGTCCTCGCCGTCGCCCTCACCCGCTCGGCCCTCGACCGGGCCGGCCCCTGGCCCCTGCTGCGCGCCGGAGCCTCGGACGTCCTCGCCTGGGACGCCTCCGCGACCCCCGCCGACGACGTCGTACGGCGGCTGCGCCGCTGGGCGGCCGTCGACCGGGTCGTGGCCTCGCCGCTGGTCGCCGACAACCTCGTCGGCGCCGGTGCGGCCTGGCAGCTGCTGCTCCGGGAGATCATCGAGATGGCCGTGTTCAGCGACGCCTCCGTGCTGGTCACGGGGGAGAGCGGCACCGGAAAGGAGCTCGTCGCCCGGCTCGTGCACGCCCTCGACCCCCGGCGCGGCGGCGAACAGCTGGTCCTCCTCGACTGCACCACCATCGTGCCCTCGCTCGCGGGCAGCGAGTTCTTCGGGCACGAGAAGGGGGCGTTCACCGGCGCCCTCGCGTCCCGGGACGGCGCCTTCGCCCTCGCCGACCGGGGCACCCTCTTCCTCGACGAGGTCGGCGAACTCCCCCCGGACCTCCAGGCCGAGCTGCTCCGGGTCGTGCAGGAGGGCACGTACAAGAGGGTCGGCGGCAACACCTGGCGCGCCACAGGCTTCCGGCTGGTCTGCGCGACCAACCGCGACCTGCTCACCGAGGAGGGCGCCCGCCGGTTCCGGCCCGACCTCTACCACCGCATCGCCGCCTGGACCTGCCGGCTGCCGAGCCTGCGAGAGCGCCCCGAGGACGTCCTGCCCCTCGCCCGCCACTTCCTGCGCGAGACGCGGCAGGACGACGGGTCGGCCACGGCCGAGGACTTCGACCCCGCCGTGGAGCAGCTGCTGATCTCACGTCACTATCCAGGCAACGTACGGGAGTTGCGTCAGCTCGTCGGGCGGATGGCGCGCCGGCACGTCGGCTCGGGGCCGATCAGTGCCGGAGACGTACCACCGGAGGAACGCCCCGTCGAGGACGCCCTGAGCACGGACGCGCCGGCGGACGGTGCGGCGCCGGCCGATGGCTGGCCCGACGCCGGGTTCGAGCGGTCGATCCGCCGGGCCCTCGCCTCGGGGGTCTGCCTCAAGGAGATCGGCGTACGCGCCCGCGAGACCGCCGTCGACCTCGCCGTACAGGAGGCGGACGGCAACCTCCAGGACGCCGCCCGCGCCCTCGGCGTCACGGACCGGGCGCTGCAACTCCGCCGCCGCGCCTCCGGGACGGGGCCGGTGAACGGCGTCGTACGGGACGACTAGAGCCTGTCGGCGCGCCTGTGGCACGGCTCCGTAGCCCCTTCGCCCGGGGAGCCCCTCAGCGGACGCCCTCCCAGAGGAGCCGTTCCCGTGCGCGCGGGTCGGGGACGGCGGTGGGGGTGGTGGTGAAGGTCATCGTCGTGCGGGTCGTCTTGTCGTACGCCTCCCAGCCGGGGTCGCCCGTCGTGGCGAAGGAGATCCAGGCGCCGTGCATGGCGTCCGCGAGGGCCTGGGGTGGGCGGTCGCCGAGCAGGGGCGCGTACGACGGGTCGTGGAGGCGGTCGAAGACGAAGGGCAGTTCGAGGGCGTGGCAGGCGCCGAGGGTGCCGTCGAACAAGGGGGAGCGCCAGGCGAATTCGTAGAGGTGGGAGCCGGGTACGGCCTCGGCCAGGCGGATGGCGGGGATCCGGTAGAACCAGTCGGTCGCGACCGCGTCGAGGAGTTCGCCCGGGGTGGCATCGGGGCGTGCGTCCCGGTAGACGGGGAGGGCCTCGCCGGGGTCGAGGCCGTAGGCCGCGGTCATGGCGCGGAGCGAGGATTCCGGGAAGGCCTGGAGGCGCCGCGTCGGGACGAGGAAGAGGCGGTACTCCTCGCGGTTGCTGCCGATGAGGAGGTCGACGTCGCCATCCGGGCCGGGGAGGGTGAGGCCCGGCCGGACAGGCTCGAAGGGCATCATGTTGAGCACCGCTTCGCCCCACCGCGCCGGGTCGGGGTCGGCACTCACTTCGGTCCGCAACTCTGCCTGGACGTAGAGGAGTTCCGGCAGCGGAACGGCCTCGAATGCCGCCGGGGTCGGCTCGATCCCCAGTCTCTCCGCCAGGCGGGCCGCGATCAGCCGGGCCGATGCCGGACGCAGGTAGTGGTGGCAGGCTCCGCTCTGCAGGACGGCCCGCCGGAACAGGCCGCGGGCCGCTTCCGTGGTCAGCAGCGTGCCGATGCTCATCGCGCCCGCCGACTCGCCGAAGACGGTCACGCGGTCCGGGTCGCCGCCGAAGGAGGCGATGTTCTCGCGGATCCACCGGAGTGCGGCGATCTGGTCGAGCAGGCCCCGGTTGTCGGGGCGGCCGGGCAGGTGCAGGAAACCGTCGGAGCCCAGGCGGTAGTTGAGGTTGACGCAGACGACGCCGTCGCGTGCGAAGGCGCTCCCGTCGTACCCGGACGCCGAGCCGGAACCGTTGGTGAACGCGCCTCCGTGCATCCAGACCATCACGGGGAGGGCGGCGCCCGGCCCCGGGGCCGGGGTCCGGATGTCGAGGTTCAGGCAGTCCTCGCCCGGGATGTGGTTCTCCGGGATGAGGGCGTCGAAGGGCGGGGCGTAGGGGGCGTGCGGCGCCGTCGGCCCGTGGGCCGTGGCGTCGCGTACGCCGGTCCAGGGCTCGGGCGGGGCGGGCGCCCGGAACCGCAGGGCGCCGAAGGGCGGAGCGGCGTACGGGATGCCGAGGAAGGAGGTCACCCCGTAGGGGGAGGTCCGGCCGCGGACCTCCCCCTGCCGCGTACGGCAGACCGTCATGCCGACAGGACCTCCAGGAGTGCCGTGCCGAACTCCTCGGGACGTTCGAGGTGGACCGTGTGTCCGGCGTCGGCCACGGCGACCTCCCGCACCGCGCCGCCCGCCGCCGCGTAGCGGTCGAGGGCGTGACGCGTCTGCGCCACCATCGGCTGGGCCGGGGTGCCGTCCCAGCCGGGCACGGCGCCGACCGCGCCCAGGTGCGCCAGGTCGAACATCGAGGTGTCCGAGACGATGACGTCGTCCTCGCCCCGGA
Above is a genomic segment from Streptomyces sp. NBC_00094 containing:
- a CDS encoding Type-2Aa cytolytic delta-endotoxin, with the protein product MAASFRTVVEVGPDHLDQARSIDRVFQEAIAPATVNFDFEAIREAAAAVPDSTVVRMVRGWGLQEHAPVLVMVLSLKEAVRQALPPEYTDAGFWETVERELVQAFTGLAAQEGQPGLSFYEESEHRTRFYRDLFFALQDEGTGDDIYALAFCVDVTIELPKAQATALELTDVVPFGVRLNAIVLRQAVGVATGA
- a CDS encoding diiron oxygenase; this translates as MASSTVRPDDQAATASDVTDSDVAERLLRSAAKLSYDPAVEVDWDTPLDKDFHGQSPEWNSLYGTAYWNEMTEEQRKELTRQESASVASTGIWFEMILQQMVLRDIYLMDHTDPRFQWALTEIADECRHSIMFARGSQKLGAPAYRPKRAVLELGRFMKTVGFGEAAYAGILVAEEVLDVMQRDWMRDERVVPFVRTINNIHVVEESRHMKFARDETRRHLARASRPRRHFQALVVAIAAYYIITSLVNPEVYVRAGLDPARARREAAANEHYKARLRASCSGLMEFLADVGMLTRPALFFYQRAHLI
- a CDS encoding carboxylesterase/lipase family protein; this translates as MTVCRTRQGEVRGRTSPYGVTSFLGIPYAAPPFGALRFRAPAPPEPWTGVRDATAHGPTAPHAPYAPPFDALIPENHIPGEDCLNLDIRTPAPGPGAALPVMVWMHGGAFTNGSGSASGYDGSAFARDGVVCVNLNYRLGSDGFLHLPGRPDNRGLLDQIAALRWIRENIASFGGDPDRVTVFGESAGAMSIGTLLTTEAARGLFRRAVLQSGACHHYLRPASARLIAARLAERLGIEPTPAAFEAVPLPELLYVQAELRTEVSADPDPARWGEAVLNMMPFEPVRPGLTLPGPDGDVDLLIGSNREEYRLFLVPTRRLQAFPESSLRAMTAAYGLDPGEALPVYRDARPDATPGELLDAVATDWFYRIPAIRLAEAVPGSHLYEFAWRSPLFDGTLGACHALELPFVFDRLHDPSYAPLLGDRPPQALADAMHGAWISFATTGDPGWEAYDKTTRTTMTFTTTPTAVPDPRARERLLWEGVR
- a CDS encoding FAD-dependent oxidoreductase, with amino-acid sequence MTYAITQTCCNDATCIAVCPVNCIHPTPDEPDFGTTDMLYIDPKSCIDCGACADACPVDAIFPADRLTGRLREYEAINAAYYADRAPEPALASPMFHPWGEPAFSRSLPADFAPLRIAVVGTGPAGMYAAEDLLLHTNAEVTLIDRLPVAGGLVRYGVAPDHPATKGAGETFARFHAHPRVRLRLGVEVGRDVTAEELAAHHDAVIYAVGAPADRRLGIPGEELPGSVPATTVVSWYNAHPETGADAVDLSAGRVVVVGNGNVALDVARILVTDPDTLAATDIADHALAALRGARVREVVLLGRRGPEHAAYTASELLALKHLPGVDLVVDDRDPRTGEAIDAAAPGDKAALLRDVTREPVDWTADPARDRRRIVLRFHSAPVEARGTERVEAVRVTEGSSATGTENGPETVAESGPEIAAGLLVRAIGYRGVRLTGLPFDEATGTVPHEGGRVKGLPGGYVVGWVKRGPSGGIGANRACAEETVGTLLADAVAGTLPPPTGTPQAFQKLVRRHSRGLVDARGLAAIDRAERARGRDAGRPRVKLATVPELVAAARGGRWFRQA
- a CDS encoding sigma 54-interacting transcriptional regulator; amino-acid sequence: MSDEGVDAEAVRAWVAFHPPADGWPDDDRGPDDVRGPDGVRGPERTLELLRRAGLDARPPRREPAEGPGVLFFAAVDDTLAARLARLGAEGRNRVLAVALTRSALDRAGPWPLLRAGASDVLAWDASATPADDVVRRLRRWAAVDRVVASPLVADNLVGAGAAWQLLLREIIEMAVFSDASVLVTGESGTGKELVARLVHALDPRRGGEQLVLLDCTTIVPSLAGSEFFGHEKGAFTGALASRDGAFALADRGTLFLDEVGELPPDLQAELLRVVQEGTYKRVGGNTWRATGFRLVCATNRDLLTEEGARRFRPDLYHRIAAWTCRLPSLRERPEDVLPLARHFLRETRQDDGSATAEDFDPAVEQLLISRHYPGNVRELRQLVGRMARRHVGSGPISAGDVPPEERPVEDALSTDAPADGAAPADGWPDAGFERSIRRALASGVCLKEIGVRARETAVDLAVQEADGNLQDAARALGVTDRALQLRRRASGTGPVNGVVRDD
- a CDS encoding S8 family serine peptidase; the protein is MSAIAVAALGTTAALAAPAGFAHAAPSDTAPVAVGSAGATRDAGTTATTTVAAPAAWAAGTRAYLVITAPGGTSAVSGAVATNGGSVFATYDAIGVIVAHSTSTSFASAMRTVGGVQQVGATRTSDVPADAYSPALPANPAQSATTLTESNRWDMTQIKADQAWAVTTGSATVKVGVLDTGVDDQHQDIAPNFNAADSASCAYGKADTRAGAWRDVGTHGTHVAGTIAASKNGKGVIGVAPGVKISSVRIAEPTSSLFFAENTICGFVWAGDHGFKVTNNSYYTDPWAFNCPDNVDQAAIIEGVRRAQAYAEGKGSLQVAAAGNSNYDLANKTTDSESPNDSTPVTRTLTNACIDIPTELPGVVTVAAQGNGGAKASYSNFGNGVIDIAAPGGDGSSGVYSTLPGGKYGNMNGTSMASPHVAGVAALIASVNPTFTPAQIRDQLGVQATDRACPSDTRCTGTTTKNGFFGEGAVDALKAVGGTTPPPGAYFENLTDVAIADNATVESSITVSGVTGNAPATLKVGVDIKHTYIGDLKVDLVAPDGTVYTVHNRTGSGTDNIAQTFTVNASAEVANGVWKLRVNDNANQDTGKIDAWNLTF
- a CDS encoding LysR family transcriptional regulator substrate-binding protein encodes the protein MAYVPGVTPSKWVRIWNERLPDVPLALLAVDPAEAFGALREGAADAGLVRLPVDRDDLSAIPLYTETTVVVVPKDHVFAAVEEVSASDLADELVLHPLDDTLGWEQPPGRPAMERPATTADAIELVAAGVGLLALPQSLARLHHRKDLTYRTLNDVPQSRVGLSWPAADEAPDLVEEFIGIVRGRTVNSTRGRRAEELKGQKQPRKDQKSGKPARSAKPGAGSRTGGRPAAGRKGGASGGAGGSGRGKSGKPRRRS